Proteins encoded in a region of the Campylobacter geochelonis genome:
- the recG gene encoding ATP-dependent DNA helicase RecG: MSFSKEDKEELAKLGVKNTLDLALLLPKNYEDLSLSDTPNDGDNTVEVECRFSFLRGRILNVTAYCYTWQEDIKIIIFNPKPWHYSTFKVAKRMFIHGKSSVYNSTWQFANPKVITKVGEIIPRYKLAIRDQMVEKYIKKYLNLKALLDEGLNNDEANLLLEIHKNSKNSLNLIKELEQNETNLNIIKFVEIFNYMKKLSKKKQVLPAKKIAVFDIKQWIENLPFTPTNDQISALEDIKRDFLGTQAKRRVVMGDVGSGKTLVMLGASLMIYPNVAVLMAPTSILAEQIYAEAVRLMPKFIKILLVKSGDKDVDFSGVNLVIGTHVLLYQELPKANLIMVDEQHRFGSNQREKINQLTKDGEFFAHYIQFSATPIPRTLSLIQSELVSFSFLKQMPFSKDIQTIILKTTEFNSLIAHIKDEISRAKQAIIVYPLVEESEVSNYQSLNEGSGYWYKNFKNVYLTHGKDKDKEEILQEFREKGDVLLTTTVVEVGISLPRLSIIVIVGAERLGLATLHQLRGRVGRNGGKGWCYLFTKLKEPPPRLKEFAKTLDGFKIAQIDLKNRQAGDLLDGTIQHGLTFRFYKFEEEITQYAKTRLESLSINKS, translated from the coding sequence ATGAGTTTTAGTAAAGAAGATAAAGAGGAGTTAGCCAAATTAGGCGTAAAAAACACTCTTGATCTTGCTTTGCTTTTACCTAAAAATTATGAAGATTTAAGCCTAAGCGATACGCCAAATGATGGGGATAACACAGTCGAAGTTGAGTGTAGGTTTAGCTTTTTAAGAGGGCGGATTTTAAATGTAACGGCGTATTGTTACACTTGGCAAGAAGATATCAAAATCATCATTTTTAATCCAAAACCTTGGCACTACAGCACTTTTAAAGTGGCAAAACGGATGTTTATACATGGCAAAAGCTCGGTTTATAACTCGACATGGCAGTTTGCAAACCCAAAAGTCATAACTAAAGTTGGCGAGATAATCCCACGCTACAAACTTGCCATTCGCGATCAAATGGTAGAAAAATATATAAAAAAATACCTAAATTTAAAAGCGCTCTTAGATGAAGGTTTAAATAACGATGAGGCAAATTTGTTGCTTGAAATTCATAAAAATAGCAAAAATAGTCTAAATTTGATAAAAGAGCTAGAGCAAAATGAAACAAATTTAAATATTATAAAATTTGTTGAAATTTTTAACTATATGAAAAAACTAAGCAAAAAAAAGCAGGTTTTACCAGCCAAAAAAATCGCCGTTTTTGATATAAAACAGTGGATTGAAAACTTGCCATTTACTCCTACAAACGACCAGATAAGCGCACTTGAAGATATAAAACGAGATTTTTTAGGCACGCAGGCTAAGAGGCGCGTTGTTATGGGTGATGTAGGAAGTGGTAAAACCCTTGTTATGCTTGGTGCTAGTTTGATGATATATCCAAATGTAGCGGTTTTGATGGCGCCAACTAGCATTTTGGCTGAGCAAATTTATGCTGAAGCTGTGCGATTAATGCCAAAGTTTATAAAGATACTGCTTGTAAAAAGCGGTGATAAAGATGTGGATTTTAGTGGAGTAAATTTAGTCATAGGAACGCATGTTTTACTCTATCAAGAGCTTCCAAAGGCAAATTTGATAATGGTCGATGAGCAGCACCGTTTTGGCTCAAACCAGCGAGAAAAGATAAACCAGCTCACAAAAGATGGAGAGTTTTTTGCTCACTATATCCAATTCAGCGCTACTCCGATACCTCGCACTTTAAGTTTGATACAATCAGAGCTTGTAAGTTTTAGCTTTTTAAAACAGATGCCATTTTCTAAAGATATCCAAACAATTATCTTAAAAACAACGGAATTTAACTCCTTAATAGCGCACATAAAAGATGAAATTTCACGTGCCAAACAAGCCATCATCGTCTATCCGCTAGTAGAAGAGAGCGAAGTTAGCAACTATCAAAGCTTAAATGAGGGAAGTGGTTACTGGTATAAAAATTTTAAAAACGTCTATCTAACGCACGGAAAAGACAAGGATAAAGAGGAAATTTTACAAGAGTTTCGCGAAAAAGGCGATGTACTACTAACGACAACTGTTGTTGAAGTCGGCATTTCTTTGCCTAGACTTAGCATTATCGTTATTGTTGGGGCTGAGCGTTTGGGGCTTGCTACGCTTCATCAGCTTCGTGGCAGAGTCGGGCGAAATGGCGGCAAGGGCTGGTGCTATCTATTTACAAAACTAAAAGAGCCACCACCGCGTTTAAAAGAATTTGCCAAAACATTAGATGGGTTTAAAATAGCGCAAATCGATCTTAAAAACCGCCAAGCTGGGGATTTGCTTGATGGGACGATTCAGCATGGTTTGACATTTAGGTTTTATAAATTTGAAGAAGAAATCACGCAGTATGCAAAAACAAGACTTGAGAGTTTATCTATAAACAAAAGTTAA